Proteins encoded by one window of Haliotis asinina isolate JCU_RB_2024 chromosome 6, JCU_Hal_asi_v2, whole genome shotgun sequence:
- the LOC137288158 gene encoding dual specificity protein phosphatase 14-like, translating to MDRHMFDQIAKITDSLFLSSAAAVRGDRVVGLGITHIINCTMDVPNLNVANVECIQIHVDDTPSARLSLYFDRCSDKIDQIARRGGRALVHCVAGVSRSASLCIAYLMKHHHMSLRQAYWHVRARRSVIHPNFGFWRQLIDFERRLTGTTSVKMIHSGIGYIPDVLEEETRNMIWFGPQSTAYSRAYGGGTLRSDRGSSNSIASSSGGGATYRSSYGGGTYRSRYGRY from the coding sequence ATGGATCGTCACATGTTTGATCAGATTGCTAAGATCACCGACAGCTTGTTCTTGTCAAGTGCAGCTGCTGTCCGCGGTGACCGTGTTGTTGGTCTGGGAATCACTCACATTATCAACTGTACCATGGATGTTCCCAACCTGAATGTAGCCAATGTGGAGTGTATACAAATCCATGTTGATGACACACCATCAGCAAGACTCAGTCTCTACTTCGACCGCTGTAGCGACAAGATAGACCAGATAGCAAGGCGGGGTGGTCGTGCCCTTGTACACTGTGTTGCAGGTGTAAGTCGCTCAGCTAGCCTGTGTATTGCCTACCTCATGAAGCATCACCATATGTCACTCAGACAAGCTTACTGGCATGTCCGAGCACGCCGCTCAGTGATACACCCAAACTTTGGATTCTGGCGCCAACTCATAGACTTTGAACGTAGACTGACTGGCACAACATCAGTGAAGATGATACACTCAGGAATTGGGTACATCCCTGATGTGTTGGAGGAAGAGACACGCAACATGATCTGGTTTGGACCTCAGTCAACAGCATACTCGCGAGCTTATGGAGGTGGAACTTTGAGGTCTGACAGAGGCAGCAGTAACAGCATTGCCAGCAGCAGTGGAGGAGGGGCAACGTATCGATCATCATATGGCGGGGGCACTTACCGGTCCAGATATGGAAGATACTGA
- the LOC137287110 gene encoding MAP kinase phosphatase with leucine-rich repeats protein 3-like has translation MARRVHGDHMTLGPMSRAKKQLTRTLAVLPGLANPYPGMDDVTRDNNADKVIIRRRLSRADTLAGEEPVLEKTPSKNWKRLLRRQRTMGDIGGDLQNKPSRGKLNGLLVRLDRAKTGSRLTRSSSISGSYPDISHLHVSLSQSTWNEGHGCNIPEAMEFDESGGNTADSKCQSRGRNHLSLQQGTNEAYGSKTGTINVLEKAPGMQLRSGNIIQSSKFEVNGRSDNPFKIHRRATNSLPSYSKILEFLYLGSIEAAYNEPLLCKLDVQVLVDLSNVPSSQVPVGKKTTCPCLCRKQNHFRSRLNVGIDDIEWENISQYFSDINNFIEGARKCNKHVLVYSYHGKSRAAAVIIQYIMQHFRLSLKDAHRLVATRRPGIAVNTGFWRSLQRFEKQIQESGVPFRNPNNEPGLAVGPPRIRDAWTETF, from the exons ATGGCAAG GCGAGTTCACGGAGACCACATGACACTAGGACCTATGAGCAGGGCCAAGAAGCAGCTGACGCGTACCTTGGCGGTATTGCCTGGACTCGCAAACCCGTACCCGGGAATGGACGACGTCACACGCGACAATAACGCTGACAAGGTCATAATCCGGCGACGCCTGTCAAGGGCGGATACTCTTGCAGGCGAAGAGCCTGTCTTGGAGAAGACCCCATCTAAAAACTGGAAGAGGCTGCTCCGGCGTCAGCGAACCATGGGAGATATTGGTGGAGACTTGCAGAATAAACCCTCAAGAGGAAAGCTTAACGGTCTCCTCGTACGTTTAGACAGAGCTAAGACAGGTTCTCGTCTCACCCGCAGCTCATCTATAAGTGGGTCCTACCCTGATATAAGTCATTTGCACGTATCGTTATCTCAGTCTACATGGAATGAAGGTCACGGGTGTAATATCCCTGAAGCGATGGAGTTTGACGAATCAGGTGGTAATACCGCCGATAGTAAGTGTCAGTCACGAGGGAGAAATCATCTGAGTCTTCAACAAGGAACCAATGAGGCCTATGGCAGTAAAACCGGAACCATAAATGTGCTGGAGAAGGCTCCTGGCATGCAACTTCGTAGTGGTAATATCATACAGTCTAGCAAGTTTGAGGTCAACGGAAGATCTGACAATCCTTTCAAGATTCACCGACGTGCTACGAACAGTTTGCCATCTTATTCGAAGATTTTAGAGTTTCTATATTTGGGAAGCATTGAAGCTGCATATAATGAGCCATTATTATGCAAACTGGATGTCCAGGTGCTTGTTGATTTGTCTAATGTACCATCGTCACAAGTTCCTGTCGGCAAGAAGACCACCTGTCCTTGTTTGTGCAGGAAACAGAACCACTTCCGGTCTCGCCTCAACGTAGGTATTGATGACATTGAATGGGAAAATATCTCCCAGTATTTCAGCGACATCAACAACTTTATCGAAGGCGCCAGAAAGTGTAACAAACATGTCTTAGTGTATAGCTACCATGGCAAGTCGCGCGCCGCCGCAGTGATAATCCAGTACATCATGCAACACTTTCGGTTGTCGCTCAAAGACGCCCACAGACTGGTGGCCACGCGGCGTCCAGGAATAGCTGTCAACACCGGTTTCTGGAGATCACTTCAGCGCTTTGAAAAGCAGATTCAGGAGTCGGGAGTGCCTTTCAGAAATCCAAATAACGAACCAGGCTTGGCTGTGGGGCCACCTAGAATTAGAGACGCCTGGACGGAAACATTCTGA